A portion of the Drosophila sechellia strain sech25 chromosome 2R, ASM438219v1, whole genome shotgun sequence genome contains these proteins:
- the LOC6608547 gene encoding protocadherin-like wing polarity protein stan isoform X2 yields MQTREFPQRPLGLLLVLLVVLLQSSLIKSYLIIVHEDTPSGTVIFNASVYKLGSERHYKINAHKSANFVHHLVSVNHKDGQIQLRKALKCDGIYYPNLFTFYVDSTSNRLRSIDYYSLPVRIFVSGHSCNEDRRIEQELHHHHYEEEDNTGYSKRRRRRSTQEMIQLNGNQLEEVFRQNSTEFRAGDLIFGDSFDNEMRHRILSRKRRAVGSPDPLHLQPALHRRISDAKQWISETYASYAIHTTDKWNQICLRRSQFINSLNAFLPRSVCQHCKVSFLDVNDERFAIEHQSRDLVASRDVCIAESMWKVSITFNIRCDRRDIVDSDHRLKIVYHHQEFNDTDIARRVRRELRNQSPYFEQALYVASVLEEQPPGAAVTTVRARDPEDSPVVYSMVSLLDSRSQSLFKVDSRTGVVTTSASLDRELMDVHYFRVVATDDSFPPRSGTTTLQVNVLDCNDHSPTFEAEQFEASIREGATVGSTVITLRATDQDIGKNAEIEYGIEAVTDGAGLAQDQEMPIFRIDSRSGVISTRSSLDRETSDSYHLLVTAADLASAQSERRTATASVQVKVLDDNDNYPQFSERTYTVQVPEDQWGGTEDNTVAHIRATDADQGNNAAIRYAIIGGNTQSQFSIDSMSGDVSLVKPLDYESVRSYRLVIRAQDGGSPSRSNTTQLLVNVIDANDNAPRFYTSQFQESVLENVPVGYNIIRVQAYDSDEGANAEITYSISERDDNFPLAVDPRTGWVQTIKPLDREEQGRFAFQVVAKDGGVPPKSASSSVVITVQDVNDNDPAFNPKYYEANVGEDQPPGTPVTTVTATDPDEDSRLHYEITTGNTRGRFAITSQNGRGLITIAQSLDYKQEKRFLLTVAATDSGGRSDTATVHINITDANNFAPIFENAPYSASVFEDAPVGTTVLVVSATDSDVGVNAQITYSLNEESINGLGSPDPFSINPQTGAIVTNAPLDRETTSGYLLTVTAKDGGNPSLSDTTDVEIGVTDVNDNAPAFKSPLYQASILEDALVGTSVIQVAASDPDVGLNGRIKYLLSDRDIEDGSFVIDPTSGTIRTNKGLDRESVAVFHLTAIAVDKGSPPLSSTVEVQIRLEDVNDSPPTFASDKITLYVPENSPVGSVVGEIHAHDPDEGVNAVVHYSIIGGDDSNAFSLVTRPGSERAQLLTMTELDYESTRKRFELVVRAASPPLRNDAHIEILVTDVNDNAPVLRDFQVIFNNFRDHFPSGEIGRIPAFDADVSDKLHYRILSGNNANLLRLNSSSGGLVLSPQLNTNVPKFATMEVSVSDGINEAKAIMQLSVRLITEDMLFNSVTVRLNEMTEEAFLSPLLNFFLDGLAAIIPCPKEHIFVFSIQDDTDVSSRILNVSFSARRPDVSHEEFYTPQYLQERVYLNRAILARLATVEVLPFDDNLCVREPCLNFEECLTVLKFGNASEFIHSDTVLFRPIYPVNTFACSCPEGFTGSKEHYLCDTEVDLCYSDPCQNGGTCVRREGGYTCVCPSTHTGQNCETGVGHLRPCPSETCEGGLSCLSNYPSSQPPPYTATCELRARAFGRNSFLTFESLKQRHRFNLKLRFATVQENGLLLYNGRYNELHDFIALEIHEGHVSFSFSLGDHSERISVIQEAKVSDGKWHQVEVVYLNRSVTLVLDNCDTAIALSGQLGDRWSCANRTTLKLDKRCSLLTETCHRFLDLTGPLQVGGLPRIPAHFPVTNRDFVGCISDLRIDDRFVDLNSYVADNGTLAGCPQKAPLCQSEPCFNGGTCREGWGTYSCECPEGYAGNSCQDNIPAPWRFSGDGSLSFNPLLRPIQLPWTTSFSLRTRQKEAFLLQIQIGQNSSAAVCLRQGVLYYIFDGEPMYLAGAFLSDGEWHRVEIRWQQGSEIHFSVDYGQRSGSVPMSQKVQGLYVGKIVMGSPDGSIGAVPEASPFEGCIQDVRIGAGQSVLSRPTIRENVEDGCESRAQCPDHCPNHSSCQSSWDLSTCECDSGYVGTDCAPICTVRPCASGVCRANTSLTRGYDCECNSSSRHGDYCEKELQQPCPGGWWGERVCGPCRCDLAQGYHPDCNKTTGQCYCKTNHYQPPNETACLSCDCYSIGSFSGACNPLTGQCECREGVIGRRCDSCSNPYAEVTLSGCEVVYDACPRSFAGGVWWPRTPLGGVAIEGCPPPARGKGQRSCDAQSGSWNTPDMYNCTSEPFVELRRQLSQLEKLELELNSFVAIKMAEQLRKACEAVDRRGASKDQKILGNGRPNRRYKMESSFLLSNGGNVWSHELEMDYLSDELKFTHDRLYGADLLVTEGLLQELINYELMQSGLNLSHSQDKYFIKNLVDAASVILDRKYEAEWRRATELIQRGPDDLVDAFNKYLVVLARSQHDTYTSPFEIVQPNMALGLDIVTTESLFGYEPEQLSEYHRSKYLKPNAFTTESVVLPDTSGFLQHSARQRPVISFPKYNNYILDRRKFDQHTKVLVPLEMLGITPPESDEISQSGRRGSSHDHRAIVAYAQYKDVGQLLPDLYDETITRRWGVDVELATPILSLQILVPSMEREQETQRLEIPSRKIFSSSSPSSSSSGSTEQQFVEVFDVPKAPTSSSEQQIEDIRITAHEIPPPVSSVEHQEASSSEDGEEREPHIRLNLDDIEFHGNSGEEVISPDSPEMLNPNYEGVSSTGSDEQTKGENEAVYRDRRLVKRQVEITYPSEQMQQSEQVVYRSLGSPHLAQPIKLQMWLDVDSARFGPRSNPQCVRWNSFTNQWTRLGCQTEIPDFDGDFNPAAQQAILVNCSCTHISSYAVIVDVIDPEDIPEPSLLVQITSYSAFLVSLPLLLGVLLALALLRGQQTNSNTIHQNIVLCVFCAELLFFVGMQSRRQLLESEFPCKLTAICLHYFWLAAFAWTTVDCVHLYRMLTEMRDINHGPMGFYFAMGYGAPAIVVGLSVGVRAHEYGNSLFCWLSVYEPVVWWLVGPIAGMSVVNLLILFVSVKAAFTLKDHVLGFGNLRTLLWLSVVSLPLMGVMWVLAVLAASEHSQLLSLLLSGVVLLHALFCLIGYCIINKRVRENLQRTCLRCMGRKVPLLDSSMVVSNSSHNVNAAARPSNFLASGYDTTTRRNIGISASSTTSRSTAKTSSSPYSDGQLRQTSTSTSNYNSASDAPSFLRGFESSTTGRSRGGEEKPSRRQRKDSDSGSETDGRSLELASSHSSDDDESRTARSSGTHRSTAVSSTPAYLPNITEHVQATTPPELNVVQSPQLFPSVNKPVYAPRWSSQLPDAYLQSPPNIGRWSQDTGSDNEHVHGPAKMTISPNPLPNPDLTDTSYLQQHHNKINMPPSILENIRDAREGYEDSLYGRRGEYPDKYGSYKPPSHYGSEKDYPGGGSGSQTIGHMRSFNPDAAYLSDNIYDKQRTLGSGYLGTKSESPYLSKDRITPDIYGSRDGHYSLKRQPAYATDSLHSVHSLLKNDYHQQQQQQHHLQDRLSEGSDKNGYHFPYTAEEDHLPARKLSHTQPPSLHGSQLMQPPGVGLVNDVNNPGLMGRHTLNGGSRHSSRASSPPSTMVAPMQPLGPLTSITDTERNIDDDETTV; encoded by the exons ATGCAAACGAGGGAGTTCCCTCAAAGGCCCCTGGGCCTGCTCCTCGTGCTCCTTGTCGTCCTGCTGCAATCATCGCTCATCAAGAGCTACTTGATTATCGTGCACGAGGACACGCCTTCTGGCACGGTAATCTTCAACGCCTCCGTCTATAAACTTGGTTCCGAACGGCATTACAAGATCAATGCCCACAAGTCGGCCAATTTCGTGCACCATCTGGTCTCCGTGAATCACAAGGATGGCCAGATTCAGCTGAGAAAGGCCCTCAAGTGCGATGGCATCTACTATCCGAATCTGTTCACCTTCTACGTAGACTCCACCTCGAATCGACTGCGCAGCATAGATTACTATAGTCTGCCTGTGCGGATCTTCGTCTCGGGCCACAGTTGCAATGAAGATAGGAGGATAGAGCAGGAACTGCATCACCATCACTATGAGGAGGAGGACAATACGGGCTACTCAAAGCGGAGGCGAAGGCGATCCACCCAGGAGATGATCCAACTGAATGGCAATCAGCTAGAGGAGGTGTTCCGGCAAAACAGCACTGAGTTCCGAGCAGGGGATCTGATATTTGGCGACAGCTTCGACAATGAGATGAGGCACAGGATTCTGAGCCGAAAGAGAAGAGCAGTGGGATCGCCGGATCCGCTGCACCTCCAGCCCGCCCTGCATCGACGGATCTCGGATGCCAAGCAGTGGATCTCAGAGACGTACGCCTCCTATGCCATTCACACCACGGACAAGTGGAACCAGATCTGCTTGAGAAGATCGCAGTTCATCAACAGCCTGAATGCCTTTCTGCCACGATCCGTTTGCCAGCACTGCAAGGTTAGTTTTCTGGATGTGAACGACGAGCGATTCGCCATCGAGCACCAGAGCAGGGATCTGGTGGCCAGCAGGGATGTCTGCATCGCAGAGTCCATGTGGAAAGTAAGCATAACCTTCAACATCAGGTGCGATCGACGCGACATCGTGGACTCGGACCATCGCCTGAAGATCGTTTACCACCACCAGGAGTTTAACGATACGGATATCGCCCGAAGGGTTCGGAGGGAGCTCCGCAATCAATCACCCTACTTTGAACAAGCCCTCTATGTGGCCTCCGTTCTCGAGGAGCAACCGCCTGGCGCCGCGGTGACCACTGTGCGGGCCCGAGATCCCGAGGATTCTCCTGTGGTTTATTCCATGGTCTCACTGTTGGACTCCCGCTCGCAGTCGCTATTTAAGGTGGATTCCAGGACAGGCGTTGTTACCACCTCCGCCAGTTTGGATCGTGAGCTCATGGACGTGCATTACTTCCGAGTGGTGGCAACGGACGACAGCTTCCCACCGCGATCTGGTACGACGACGCTGCAGGTGAACGTCCTGGATTGTAATGACCACAGTCCCACCTTCGAGGCGGAACAGTTTGAGGCGAGTATCCGTGAAGGAGCCACTGTGGGATCCACAGTGATAACACTACGAGCAACCGATCAGGACATTGGCAAGAATGCGGAAATCGAATATGGTATTGAGGCAGTGACTG ATGGCGCCGGATTGGCACAAGACCAGGAAATGCCCATCTTCCGGATCGACTCCCGTTCGGGCGTGATCTCGACGAGGAGCAGTCTGGATCGGGAGACATCGGATAGCTATCATCTGCTGGTGACCGCAGCGGATTTGGCTTCGGCACAAAGCGAACGACGAACTGCCACGGCCAGTGTCCAGGTGAAGGTTCTCGATGACAACGACAACTACCCGCAGTTTAGCGAACGCACCTATACAGTCCAAGTGCCGGAGGATCAATGGGGTGGCACTGAGGATAACACCGTTGCGCACATTAGGGCAACGGATGCGGATCAAGGGAACAATGCCGCCATTAGATACGCCATAATCGGCGGAAATACTCAGTCACAGTTCTCTATTGACTCGATGTCCGGTGATGTGAGTCTAGTGAAACCGCTGGACTACGAAAGTGTACGCAGCTACAGGCTGGTTATTCGCGCTCAAGATGGAGGCAGTCCCTCCAGAAGTAACACCACCCAGCTCTTGGTTAACGTCATCGATGCGAATGACAATGCCCCGAGGTTTTACACCTCACAGTTTCAGGAGAGCGTGCTAGAGAATGTCCCCGTTGGTTACAACATCATTCGGGTGCAGGCCTACGACTCCGACGAAGGTGCCAATGCAGAGATTACCTACAGCATTTCCGAACGAGATGACAACTTTCCCCTGGCGGTGGATCCTCGCACTGGTTGGGTGCAAACCATCAAGCCACTGGATCGTGAGGAGCAAGGTCGCTTTGCCTTCCAGGTGGTGGCCAAAGATGGAGGTGTACCCCCCAAATCGGCCAGTTCCTCGGTGGTAATCACCGTGCAGGACGTGAACGACAATGATCCAGCCTTTAATCCCAAGTACTACGAGGCAAATGTGGGGGAGGATCAACCGCCCGGTACTCCGGTTACCACAGTCACAGCCACGGATCCGGACGAGGACTCCCGCTTGCACTACGAGATCACAACGGGCAACACAAGGGGTCGCTTTGCGATCACCTCTCAGAATGGTCGGGGTCTAATTACCATCGCCCAGTCGCTGGATTACAAGCAGGAGAAGCGCTTCCTGCTCACAGTAGCTGCCACCGACTCCGGAGGACGTTCTGATACGGCCACCGTCCATATCAACATCACGGATGCCAATAACTTCGCTCCCATCTTTGAAAATGCCCCTTATAGCGCATCAGTGTTTGAAGATGCCCCAGTGGGCACCACTGTCCTCGTGGTTTCCGCCACCGACAGTGATGTGGGAGTAAATGCACAGATCACCTACTCCCTTAATGAAGAGAGTATAAACGGCTTGGGTAGTCCAGATCCATTTTCGATCAATCCGCAGACTGGTGCCATTGTTACCAATGCCCCTCTGGATCGGGAGACCACCAGTGGATACCTGCTCACCGTGACTGCCAAGGACGGAGGTAACCCTTCGTTAAGTGACACTACCGACGTGGAGATTGGAGTGACCGATGTTAATGACAATGCACCTGCCTTTAAAAGCCCACTGTACCAAGCTTCCATTTTGGAAGATGCCCTAGTGGGAACCTCGGTGATCCAGGTGGCAGCCAGTGATCCCGACGTAGGCCTTAATGGGCGCATCAAATATTTGCTGAGTGACCGTGACATAGAGGACGGATCCTTCGTGATAGATCCGACCTCGGGAACCATTCGCACCAACAAGGGATTGGACAGAGAAAGTGTGGCCGTCTTTCATCTAACGGCCATTGCCGTGGATAAGGGATCACCACCGCTTTCAAGCACCGTGGAGGTGCAAATCCGATTGGAGGACGTCAATGATTCGCCACCAACTTTTGCTTCGGACAAAATCACACTCTATGTGCCGGAGAACTCGCCTGTGGGCTCTGTAGTGGGTGAGATTCATGCCCACGATCCCGATGAGGGCGTCAATGCAGTGGTGCACTATTCCATTATTGGCGGCGATGACTCCAATGCGTTTTCTTTGGTAACTCGACCTGGTTCCGAACGAGCTCAACTGCTGACCATGACAGAACTAGATTATGAATCCACTCGAAAGCGCTTTGAATTGGTGGTTCGGGCAGCCAGCCCTCCGTTACGTAACGATGCCCACATCGAGATCCTAGTCACAGATGTGAATGACAATGCACCAGTCCTGCGGGACTTTCAAGTTATATTCAACAATTTCCGCGATCATTTTCCCAGTGGAGAGATTGGACGAATTCCAGCTTTCGATGCCGATGTTAGCGATAAGCTACACTACAGGATACTTTCCGGCAATAATGCCAATCTACTGCGCCTCAACAGCAGCTCGGGAGGACTGGTGCTAAGTCCGCAACTGAACACCAATGTGCCCAAGTTTGCCACCATGGAGGTATCCGTATCGGATGGAATTAACGAAGCCAAGGCGATTATGCAGCTTTCAGTCCGACTGATCACCGAGGACATGCTCTTTAACTCGGTAACGGTGCGACTAAATGAGATGACTGAGGAGGCCTTCCTATCACCCTTGCTGAACTTCTTCCTGGACGGACTGGCTGCCATTATTCCCTGTCCCAAGGAACACATATTTGTGTTTAGCATCCAGGATGACACGGACGTTAGCTCACGCATTCTGAACGTCAGCTTTTCAGCACGCCGACCGGATGTGTCCCACGAGGAGTTCTACACGCCGCAGTATCTTCAGGAGCGAGTCTACTTGAACAGAGCCATTCTTGCCCGATTGGCCACCGTGGAGGTGCTTCCCTTCGACGACAATCTCTGCGTGCGGGAACCCTGCCTGAATTTCGAAGAGTGTTTAACTGTGCTGAAGTTCGGAAATGCTTCTGAGTTCATACACAGCGATACAGTCCTTTTCAGACCTATCTATCCGGTTAATACGTTTGCCTGCTCATGTCCAGAAGGCTTTACGGGTAGCAAGGAGCACTATCTGTGTGACACTGAGGTGGATCTCTGCTACTCTGATCCCTGTCAAAATGGAGGAACCTGTGTGAGGCGAGAAGGAGGCTACACTTGTGTATGTCCATCTACGCATACTGGTCAAAATTGCGAAACAGGAGTGGGACACCTGCGTCCTTGTCCGTCGGAAACATGTGAGGGAGGGTTGTCCTGCCTCAGCAATTATCCCAGCTCACAGCCTCCTCCCTATACGGCCACCTGTGAGCTGCGAGCTCGTGCCTTTGGGCGCAACTCCTTCCTAACCTTCGAAAGTCTAAAACAAAGGCATCGATTCAATCTTAAGCTCCGCTTTGCCACCGTACAGGAAAATGGATTGCTACTCTACAATGGAAGATACAATGAACTGCATGACTTTATTGCATTGGAGATCCATGAAGGACACGTGAGCTTCTCCTTTTCTTTGGGCGATCATAGTGAAAGGATTTCGGTGATCCAGGAGGCAAAGGTTTCCGATGGAAAATGGCATCAGGTGGAAGTGGTCTATTTGAACCGAAGTGTCACCTTAGTCCTAGATAATTGTGACACCGCCATTGCCCTTTCTGGACAACTGGGTGATAGATGGAGCTGCGCTAATCGCACTACTTTGAAGTTGGACAAACGCTGTTCGCTGCTCACGGAGACCTGCCATCGCTTTCTGGATCTGACAGGACCTCTTCAAGTGGGCGGACTTCCTCGCATCCCAGCCCACTTCCCGGTGACCAATCGCGACTTTGTGGGATGTATCTCTGACCTTCGAATAGATGATCGTTTCGTAGATCTCAACTCATATGTGGCGGATAATGGAACGTTAGCTGGCTGCCCCCAAAAGGCTCCACTCTGCCAATCCGAGCCTTGTTTCAATGGCGGCACCTGCCGCGAGGGCTGGGGAACCTATTCCTGCGAGTGTCCCGAGGGATATGCTGGAAACAGCTGCCAGGATAATATACCAGCTCCGTGGCGATTCTCCGGAGATGGAAGTCTCAGTTTCAATCCCCTTTTGCGACCTATCCAGTTACCATGGACCACCTCCTTCTCGCTGAGAACACGCCAGAAAGAGGCTTTCCTCCTCCAAATTCAAATCGGACAGAACAGTTCGGCCGCAGTTTGTCTGAGGCAAGGAGTACTCTACTATATTTTTGATGGAGAACCCATGTATTTGGCTGGAGCTTTCCTCTCCGACGGTGAGTGGCACAGAGTAGAAATTCGTTGGCAGCAGGGTTCCGAGATACACTTCTCAGTGGATTACGGACAGCGGTCTGGATCGGTGCCCATGTCGCAGAAGGTTCAAGGCCTCTATGTGGGCAAGATTGTAATGGGTAGCCCCGACGGCAGTATTGGAGCAGTTCCCGAAGCCTCTCCATTCGAGGGGTGCATTCAAGATGTGCGTATTGGAGCGGGGCAATCGGTTCTCTCGCGTCCAACTATTCGGGAGAATGTGGAAGACGGCTGCGAATCACGTGCTCAGTGTCCGGATCATTGTCCCAACCACTCATCCTGCCAGAGTTCTTGGGATCTGTCTACCTGCGAGTGTGATTCCGGGTATGTGGGTACAGACTGTGCCCCCATCTGTACGGTGAGGCCTTGTGCTTCCGGAGTTTGCAGAGCAAACACAAGTTTGACTCGAGGTTATGATTGCGAGTGCAACAGCAGTTCCCGGCATGGAGATTATTGTGAGAAGGAACTTCAGCAACCGTGTCCTGGCGGTTGGTGGGGCGAACGGGTGTGTGGTCCATGTAGATGCGATCTGGCCCAAGGATACCACCCGGACTGCAACAAAACCACCGGACAGTGCTACTGCAAGACAAATCACTACCAACCTCCGAACGAAACCGCCTGCCTTTCCTGCGACTGCTACTCCATCGGAAGCTTTAGTGGAGCATGCAATCCTCTGACAGGACAATGCGAGTGCCGTGAAGGAGTTATTGGACGTAGGTGTGACTCATGCTCAAATCCCTATGCCGAAGTCACCCTTAGTGGATGCGAAGTGGTGTACGATGCCTGTCCGCGATCCTTTGCCGGTGGGGTATGGTGGCCACGCACTCCTCTTGGAGGAGTTGCCATCGAAGGATGTCCTCCACCGGCTCGAGGAAAAGGGCAACGCAGCTGCGATGCTCAATCAGGAAGCTGGAATACTCCGGATATGTACAACTGCACCTCGGAGCCTTTTGTGGAGCTGCGTCGTCAACTTTCACAACTGGAGAAACTCGAATTGGAGCTTAACTCGTTtgtggccataaaaatggCAGAGCAGCTGAGAAAAGCTTGCGAGGCGGTGGACAGGAGAGGTGCCAGCAAGGATCAAAAGATTTTGGGAAATGGCCGCCCTAACCGGCGTTACAAAATGGAATCATCTTTCCTGCTTAGCAATGGCGGAAACGTGTGGTCACATGAACTCGAAATGGACTACCTCTCCGATGAATTGAAATTCACCCATGATCGTCTGTATGGCGCCGATCTTCTGGTGACGGAGGGTCTCCTACAGGAGCTGATTAACTATGAACTCATGCAAAGTGGTCTTAACTTGTCCCACAGTCAAGACAAATACTTTATTAAGAATCTGGTGGATGCGGCCAGCGTAATTTTGGACCGAAAATACGAGGCAGAATGGAGAAGGGCCACGGAACTCATTCAAAGGGGACCAGACGATCTGGTTGATGCATTTAACAAGTACCTGGTGGTTTTGGCTCGATCCCAACATGACACCTACACAAGTCCTTTTGAGATCGTGCAACCAAACATGGCCCTAGGATTGGACATCGTCACCACTGAATCCCTATTTGGTTACGAACCGGAGCAGTTAAGCGAATACCACCGGAGCAAGTACCTCAAACCGAATGCATTTACCACAGAAAGTGTTGTGCTGCCGGATACCAGTGGATTTCTACAGCACTCGGCTCGTCAGCGACCAGTGATTAGTTTCCCCAAGTACAATAACTACATATTGGATCGTCGTAAGTTTGATCAGCACACCAAGGTCCTGGTGCCCCTGGAGATGCTGGGAATTACGCCTCCAGAAAGCGATGAGATTTCACAGAGTGGACGAAGAGGAAGTAGTCATGACCATCGTGCCAtcgtggcgtatgcgcaatacaAGGATGTGGGACAGCTGCTCCCCGATCTGTATGATGAAACCATTACCCGTCGTTGGGGTGTGGATGTAGAGCTGGCTACCCCCATTCTCTCCCTGCAAATTTTAGTTCCCTCAATGGAAAGGGAGCAGGAGACGCAACGCCTGGAGATTCCGTCGAGAAAGATCTTCTCTTCATCTTCGCCATCTTCATCCTCATCAGGCAGCACGGAACAACAATTTGTGGAGGTTTTCGATGTTCCTAAAGCTCCAACGAGCAGTAGTGAGCAACAGATTGAGGATATACGGATAACAGCTCACGAAATTCCGCCACCAGTTTCCTCTGTAGAACACCAGGAGGCTTCAAGTAGTGAAGACGGTGAAGAGAGGGAACCACACATTCGCCTAAATCTTGACGACATTGAGTTCCATGGCAACTCCGGAGAGGAGGTCATATCTCCAGACTCACCCGAGATGCTTAATCCAAATTATGAAGGCGTCAGTTCTACTGGAAGTGATGAGCAGACAAAGGGTGAAAACGAAGCGGTTTATAGAGATCGCCGTTTGGTTAAGAGACAGGTAGAGATCACTTATCCTTCAGAACAAATGCAGCAATCAGAACAGGTGGTGTATAGATCCTTGGGCTCGCCTCATTTGGCGCAACCCATAAAGCTGCAGATGTGGCTGGATGTGGACTCAGCTCGTTTTGGACCCCGTTCGAACCCCCAATGCGTCCGCTGGAACTCCTTTACCAATCAGTGGACTAGATTGGGCTGTCAAACTGAGATTCCCGACTTCGATGGAGACTTCAATCCTGCGGCACAACAAGCGATCCTTGTGAACTGTAGCTGCACCCATATTTCCAGCTATGCTGTCATTGTGGATGTGATTGATCCAGAGGACATCCCAGAACCTTCGCTTTTGGTGCAGATTACCTCCTACTCCGCCTTCCTGGTTTCACTTCCCCTGCTGCTGGGAGTGCTCTTAGCTTTGGCCCTCCTACGTGGTCAGCAGACCAACTCAAACACCATTCACCAGAACATCGTGCTTTGTGTCTTCTGCGCGGAGCTCCTTTTCTTCGTGGGTATGCAATCGCGTCGGCAGCTCCTGGAGAGCGAGTTTCCCTGCAAGCTGACGGCCATCTGTCTGCACTACTTCTGGTTGGCTGCCTTCGCCTGGACAACGGTGGACTGCGTTCATCTATACAGAATGCTCACCGAAATGCGTGACATTAACCACGGTCCCATGGGTTTCTATTTCGCCATGGGCTATGGTGCCCCGGCCATCGTCGTCGGATTATCTGTTGGAGTTCGTGCTCATGAGTACGGAAATAGTTTATT CTGTTGGCTGTCTGTCTACGAGCCCGTTGTGTGGTGGTTAGTGGGTCCCATTGCGGGCATGTCCGTGGTGAACCTGCTCATCCTTTTCGTCTCCGTCAAAGCTGCCTTTACACTTAAGGATCACGTACTTGGATTTGGAAACTTGCGAACGCTCCTCTGGCTGTCTGTGGTATCGCTCCCGCTGATGGGAGTCATGTGGGTCCTAGCGGTGCTGGCCGCTTCGGAGCACTCTCAGTTGCTGAGCCTGTTGCTCTCCGGCGTGGTGCTACTACACGCGCTTTTCTGCCTCATTGGATACTGCATCATTAACAAGCGGGTGCGGGAAAACCTCCAACGCACCTGTCTGCGATGCATGGGTCGCAAGGTTCCGCTTTTGGATTCCTCCATGGTGGTTAGCAATAGCTCACACAACGTGAATGCAGCGGCGAGGCCGAGTAACTTCCTGGCAAGTGGATATGATACCACCACCAGGCGAAACATAGGCATCAGCGCTAGTAGCACTACGTCGAGAAGTACGGCCAAAACTAGTTCGAGTCCGTACAGCGACGGACAACTGAGGCAGACCTCAACGTCCACCTCGAACTACAATTCAGCCAGCGATGCTCCGAGCTTCTTGAGAGGATTCGAATCTTCTACAACCGGAAGGAGTAGAGGTGGCGAGGAGAAACCATCCCGGCGCCAGAGGAAGGACTCAGACTCTGGCTCCGAAACAGATGGAAGATCCCTCGAACTAGCCAGCAGTCACTCCAGCGATGATGATGAGTCGCGAACGGCTAGATCTTCTGGTACACATCGCAGCACGGCCGTGAGTTCGACGCCAGCCTATTTGCCCAACATCACGGAGCACGTCCAGGCCACCACCCCGCCGGAACTGAATGTGGTGCAGAGTCCGCAGCTCTTCCCGAGTGTAAATAAGCCCGTCTATGCTCCGCGCTGGTCGAGTCAGCTGCCAGATGCGTATTTGCAATCACCTCCGAACATCGGACGGTGGTCCCAGGACACTGGATCTGATAACGAACACGTTCACGGGCCAGCGAAGATGACCATCTCGCCGAATCCACTGCCCAATCCCGATCTCACGGACACCAGTTACCTGCAGCAGCACCATAACAAAATCAATATGCCTCCCTCGATTCTGGAAAATATTCGAGATGCTCGGGAGGGCTATGAGGACAGCTTATATGGGAGACGGGGGGAGTACCCTGACAAGTATGGCTCCTACAAGCCACCCAGTCACTATGGCAGCGAAAAGGACTATCCCGGCGGAGGAAGTGGCTCCCAGACGATTGGTCATATGAGAAGTTTCAACCCGGATGCCGCGTACTTGAGTGATAACATATACGACAAGCAGCGTACGCTGGGCAGTGGCTACTTGGGCACCAAGTCGGAGTCACCTTACCTGTCCAAAGATCGCATAACACCCGATATCTATGGATCCAGGGATGGTCATTATAGCCTCAAGAGACAGCCTGCCTATGCAACTGATTCCCTGCACTCGGTTCACTCGCTCCTAAAGAACGAttaccaccagcagcagcagcagcaacaccattTGCAGGACAGACTGTCCGAGGGATCGGATAAGAATGGCTACCACTTTCCCTACACCGCCGAGGAGGACCACCTGCCCGCCAGGAAGCTAAGCCACACCCAACCGCCTTCGCTACATGGATCTCAGCTGATGCAACCACCTGGAGTGGGCCTGGTGAACGATGTGAACAATCCGGGCTTGATGGGAAGGCACACCCTAAATGGAGGATCCCGACACAGTTCCAGAGCCTCCTCGCCGCCCTCCACCATGGTGGCTCCCATGCAGCCACTGGGGCCGCTGACCAGCATCACGGATACCGA GCGGAATATTGATGATGACGAGACCACAGTGTGA